From Penicillium psychrofluorescens genome assembly, chromosome: 1, one genomic window encodes:
- a CDS encoding uncharacterized protein (ID:PFLUO_001617-T1.cds;~source:funannotate), which yields MSSKSQIDGLELAELVFFAIATLPATYCLIKHGRHGILGWLNVLILCGLRIASSAMATTGNPSKAASIISGIGLSPLLLAALGLLHEANTSIRDHLPALVRSYGYILAHWVILAGVGLAAASANGKLILLRVGLIVFGTGWMIVVILAYLSFRTPVSFQRADGEKKLLIAIMVALPLIGVRILYGIAIAFVDGNMLGGSLPVRVIFGTLPEFLVMIAYVAGGLVTRNVAEQRLEGSKQAMDYTASAYT from the exons atgtcctccaagTCGCAAATAGACGGTCTCGAGCTGGCCGAattggtcttcttcgccattgcGACTCTACCAGCCACCTACTGTTTGATCAAGCACGGGAGACACGGAATCCTGGGCTGGCTCAACGTACTGATCCTGTGTGGGCTTCGCATTGCAAGCAGTGCTATGGCCACCACTGGCAACCCTAGCAAAGCTgcctccatcatctccggaATTGGTCTTTCTCCTCTACTGCTGGCAGCACTGGGTCTTCTCCATGAAGC CAACACTTCTATCCGAGACCACCTCCCCGCACTCGTCAGGAGCTACGGTTACATTCTAGCACACTGGGTTATCCTTGCGGGAGTTGGTTTGGCAGCCGCGTCGGCCAACGGAAAACTTATTCTGCTGCGCGTTGGACTGATCGTTTTTGGGACCGGGTGGATGATAGTGGTTATCCTTGCTTATCTCTCATTCCGCACGCCCGTGAGCTTCCAGCGTGCTGATGGCGAGAAAAAG CTTCTCATCGCTATCATGGTCGCTCTTCCTCTGATCGGTGTCCGGATCCTCTATGGCATTGCAATTGCATTCGTTGACGGAAACATGCTGGGCGGAAGTCTGCCCGTCCGAGTCATTTTTGGAACTCTGCCTGAGTTCCTGGTCATGATTGCCTATGTGGCTGGTGGCCTTGTTACTCGGAATGTCGCCGAACAGCGCCTGGAAGGATCCAAGCAAGCGATGGATTATACTGCATCTGCTTACACATAA